The Lates calcarifer isolate ASB-BC8 linkage group LG7_2, TLL_Latcal_v3, whole genome shotgun sequence DNA window GTTTTTGCACATGTGGCCCATGGGATGGGGAATATACTCATAGACGTGACCGGCTGGGGCCTTAACCTTAGGGCCAGAGCGGTTGCTGTAGAGGCTGTACTGCAGGTTAAAAGAGCTGACATCTGAATTGTTGGTGCTAGTGCGGTCGCTCTGTGACTTTTTGCGCTTTTTCATCACCACTACAAACAGCCCTGCAGCCACAAAGACGGACATGATGAAAACAAGCAGGAGGCTGaggatgaggacagagagggggacAGTGCTGCTGGGGGTGTCAAACTTCTGCGGAGCGGCTGTGGTGATGACCCGGTCGTCCCTCGGCTCATCAGTGGGTGGGGTTGGCGAGACATAAGCATCAGAGTAGTCTGGGCAGAGGTGCTCCGACTGGATTGAGCGCAGGTCCATTCCTGTGTGGCGTTTGGGTGTCTCACACATCACCTCGTTAACCACGGTGCCTGCGCTGAGCTGCTCCAGCCATATCTTCATCCCCACTATGTCACAGGAGCAGTCCCAGGGGTTTTCAAAGAGATCTATCTGCACCAGCAGCTTCAGCTGATCTAAAACACCACTCACAGGCAGGTTTTGGAAATGGTTGTTGCGCAGATTAAGCCTAGATAGGGAGAGGCTGGAAAAGATGCCCACAGGTAAGGTTTTCAGGAGGTTATTGTTGAGGAAAAGCAGCTGGAGATTGGGGAGGTAGCGGAAAGTGCCCGCGTCGACCTCCTTGATTTTGTTGTACTCTAAATAAAGATACTGCAAGTTCTGCAAACCAAAAAACATTTCTCCTGTAAGCCTGTCCATGAGATTACCATTTAAATACAGCCTACGCAGGTTGGTTAAATCCCCAAAAGCCCGATCATGGATCAGCGTTATCCTGTTGTTTCCCAGGTGAAGCAAATCCAATCCAGTGGCATCGACAAAATCTGATCTCCGTACCACAGGGATGTAATTTCCAGTGAGATACATTTTTTTCGGATTGTATGGCTTGGGTTTTAGATCAGAAATGCTTTCAATCTTTCTCTCTTGGCAGTTGACATTTAGCCCAATTTCAGATATCTGCAGATTACATGTGCAGGCAGTGGGGCAGTCCAAAGGCACAGGAGATTTGGTCTGAAAAGCAATAATGGGGCCATAGTTGTAAGGGTTACCACCTGGTATTCGGGAAGTGGGCTTTAACCTAGTTCTGTTAAATTGCCGTGTGCCCTTGGTAGGCCTAGAAGAGGACCTAAAAACAGCCGAGGAGGTGGCAGAggctgtgacagcagcaggtgtgGTCTGGTAATATCCATTGGTGCTGCTAGGAGGTGCGGGCCTGACCGTGTCTTCCAGGGGTCTTCTCGGGCACAGTTCCTGCTTGGACACCTCGTCCAGGTCCCTGACCGTGGAGCCTGAACGGCGTCTCGCACACCACTTCTCCCACCAGAGCCGTGTATGCTATACTCTCCAGCCAAGCCTTCAGAGCAATGAGCTCACAGGAGCAATTCCACGGATTCTCTTCCAGTTGTAATTCCACAACTTTGTCCATGTGCTCCAGGAGGCCGATGTAGGGGAACATTTTTAACCGGTTCCCCCTCAGGTCCAAGTGCGTAAGGGGAACATTCCGGAAGATATTTGGAGGCAGGGCAGAGAGAAGGTTGTCGTTCAAAATCATCACTGTTAGTTGGTGTAATTTGCTCAAGGCATTGGGTTCTATATTGGTGATGTAATTATAATCAATCTGTAGGTATTCCAAACTCTCCAGTCCTGCAAAGGTGTCATCCTTCAGAACTTCAATCTTGTTGTTATTCAGGTGCAACCTTTTTAATCCCTGGAGTCCGTTGAAGGCACCTGACTCTATCTCCGAGATATCATTGTTCCCCAAGTGCAGGATGGTCACCCCGGTGTAATTGATGAAATCATTGACTGACAGCTTCTTCAGGAGGTTCCCTGTCAGCAGGAGGTGGTACATGGAGAAATGGACGGGGCTGatctctgtcagtctgatgATCCCCCGGTTCTCGCAGCTCACCGTCAGGATCCCTTCCTTCTCCTCGCACGTGCACAGGTTTCGACAGATCTCCCCATAATTGTCATACATCTCGACCAGCCTCAGAGATGATGCAATCAGAAGGATTATTTTTAGGATCCAGATATGCATTTTTCCTGGGAGAGGATGCCCCAGCTCACTCAAGTGCGGTACCAGTATGAGGTGTCATctaaggaggaaaagaaaaggacgGGTTCTGTTTTACATGGCATGGAAATTATATATGTGAAAACATGTGCAGCATTGACgaaacatacatactgtatggcAATCGACTCCAACAAGAGCCTACACTGATGAACAAATATTAGACATTCataacaaacacatgcaagCAAAGACAAGTAGGCCTATTAATGTTTGTCCATTATGCAGATGTGTTATGTCGACATCCTTTTGGGGGGTTTGGGTATGTCAGAAAACAAGCAACCCGGATGAATCTTTAATGATTGCATACTTTAACGATAATACATAATCCAATTGATAACACAACTACCCGCGGTGGATGGCCACTGCGCATTTTTGATAGCTCGCCTGAATTCCAATCCATCttggggagggaaaaaaagaggcttCGCCATCCACCGTGTGCAGACTGATAGATCTGGTCATTTACTAATTCGATCCCATGAgaatttccacacacacacacacacacacacacacaccaaaaaagaaaaaaagcaaaccCTCTCTGTCGAGATATCTCAAACCACATCGCTCTGAGTGATGGATGATGTGgcatcttgtttttcttgcgATTCAATCTCTCCATCCCCACCAACCAACACCAGACTAACATTAAAATCTCGGAAGATAAACTCCTATCTCTTGCCCACAAAGATTTCTCACTCACCCCGACGACTTGGTAACAGTGGGGAAACTGTCGGATCCCTTCTCTCCAGCTCCGTGCAAACATGAGGACGAGAGAGAATGTATTCGACTGCTATGATTAAACCGATCTTGAGTGAAACgtgtaaagaaaatgaaaaaaaaaaaaaaaaaaacaagaaacgCCGGCTCTCATAAAGGAATCGGCTGCGAGGAGGAGCAGTCAGTGTTCATCTTAAAATCCGGCCTGCGATAGAAAATGTGAATATCAGCCTACAAGGCGACAGTCGCAGCCCTTCTTCTGCCCACGGGCGAAAAAAAGAAACGAGAGGAGTTGATCAAAGGCGAATAAGCAAGTGTGCTTGATCTCATGGCGCATCCCTGATCGAAATTGCATTTTGACTGGGAGTAAATAATTCTATAATCAAGTATTCTGTATGGCATCTGCTATATAGAAGGTTACAGatagtctttctctctctccttctctccctctctctctctctttctctcgcgTGAGCGCGCGtgcacacgcacatacatacacacacgtttTGGTCTGTGTGCGCTCCTTAAAAGAACACAAAAGCCTACACATCGAGCCAGTAAACCTCCCCAAATGTAAGCAATTTTAACATACAGGGGTATTCTTGCACTATGCGCCTGCTATATCTGATCTcattccatctttttttcttcttaacatTTGAGTTTATCATCATAACCTAAAGAAATGCCCATCGTCTCTGGATATAATATAGATAACTTGAAAGCCAGTGCGCGTATCTGTGCCTGTGCAGAATCAGCAGGGTGTTATTCGGAACGAATAAAACTGTGATGATATATGTGAGCATAAAAATGCAGGCTCTATGCTTGTTATTGCCATAGCAGCCGCAGACACCTTGCTTAACAGCATCTTAAATCCGGATCAACTTCAGCAGTGCAACTAGCGGGTAGAAACAGagatttcagcaccatggacagatcctcaaaaaaaaaaaaaattgttaaagCAATGTAAGCGCACACGAGCAACagagaatgaggagaaaatCATTGTCCTCTTACCGTGCTGATCCCGGAAAATGCCAAAGCATCCCGAAAATCACGGCTGTGccccttcttttctcttcaaCCTCAGTGAAAACATGGATTTCGTGATTTCACCGTCCGCCCTTCCGTCggctgtttttttttggggtggtggtggggggggggggagaaaaaatcCTTAAAGTCAAGTCTCCTCGGTGTTTAGCTCCATAAACCAGGCATCTGAAGAGCGCACATACAGTCTCATTCACGCCAATAACGTGACAGCAGCCAGCGCGGCAAAGCGGGCTCCTGTGTTGTTCCAGCGGCGACTGAAATTAGCAGTGTCATCTCGGAAAAAGAGCCAAAACCAAAGTTCGGACATGGTCGGAGGAAAGGGGGCGAATAAAAACGCGGTATAATCCCACATCAGACGAGACTTGCCGCATGCATTTTAACTGTGACTTTCATCCATGCGCACTGGCGGAgcggaggagaagaggaggcaCGAATCCCCCCTTGTCTGCTGCCAGTGGTGCGGCTTGTACCAGTTTATGTATAGATCTGCCCAAGGTCTCTTTATTTCACTTGCCAGACCGTTGGAATCGACCGGAGATCAGCGGATATGTTCCTCCAGCTTGGATGCGAGAATCCGATCTCCCCCTGCTTTTTCCTCCAGTCCTGCATAGGTCATAAGATATCCTATGTTTATACACGAGCTTTATCTTCCCACCAACGTTTCAACTAGTGGAACTTGATCTTGGTTGGTGCAAACCAATGCAGCGCATCCCCTACAGCCCTGGACGTATTATGAAACAATTACCATAGTATGACAGCAGAAATCACTCGTAAAAACGCATAAATCCCCCAATCTCAGGACTGTCACAGCGTGGAAATGAAAAGCAATTTAATGCGTGCAATAGTCTTTAAGGGGGTATGGTAATGTGGAGGAGGTGGGCtgggggaggagggagtgatggaggggaagcaggaggagggaggggggggagagaagaagggaggcTGGAAGAAGACCCGTAGAGGGCAGCACAATGATGAAAAAGGCATCTTGGCAGGGTTTTGCATTTCCAGGCTGTACTTTGGAAGTCAGTATATTTTAATTCAGCGGCAACAACCATTTGATTTGTCGCTCACATCTTTAGCTATTTTCCTATCAGGCTGCCCCCCCCCTCCAGGCTTATTTCCATGCGTTTGAAAGCCACAACTAGATGtgtccagctttttttttccttttattattataatgCCAAATTCTTCTCAACCAGGCTTTGATTTCCTGGGAGGGAAGCGGAGAAGCAGATGTATATTGGGCTGACACTCATCTCGCATTCATCATGTCTCTTCATTATTCAGTCTGGAAAGATATTCCTTCAGACAGCCTTCATGTGATTGCAGAATGCCAGGCACTGCTGGAATACATTTACTTATTAGCAGCACATTGTTCACATCCCCACTCCCGGTGGGGGTTATTGAACAGTTTGAATACCTGCTTTAACAATGTGATTTGCACAAACAAAAGATTTCATCTATCATCCTTACTCATAAATACAACCTTTTTTCCCATACAGTGGGTATTAAAGTTGCATCAGACAAATAAGGTCAAGCAAACGTCCATTAGTCCACCGTATATCTCTTTATGGACTCTTCAAACTACATGGATTAAGCTTATAgttgcagaaaacacaaatttacaAGCAATCTGCATTGAAAGAAATGAATTTACTGCAGGATTAGGCTTAATCCAGTTTTGCACCAAATACTCCAGCCTACTAATGCTGCCATGTTGCTGTAAGCACTCTGTATTTTACCAAAATTGTGGCTTATTTGCCCCCTTGTTGAAAGAGCGAATCACGTCAAAAAGCCACAGCTGCCCTCTTACCCTCTTGCTGTGGGGACGAGAAACTTTAGAAGCACTTAACTAAAGCCTGAACAGAAAATCGAATTAAATCTAGCATATGGTGGGCCGCCATGTCCAAAGAGATTTCCCACTTAGTCAGTATTGTGTGGTAATAAGTCAACTCTTATGCTCTCTTTAGCATGCAGGGAGCGACAATAAGCGGATGTGGCATCCATGCCGCCTCTCTGAAATTAGCCGTGGAGTTGCATTGAATTATCTTAAAGTCTCTAGCTCTGTAATCGTATTAACGGCGGGCTATCCTGTGGGGGATGGACAAATCGGTATCTGTGGAACCCCGGCTGGAAAACAGCAATGGAGACGCTAATGTAGCAGGGGTGTTTGCTCCCTCCCTCTGGAGGGGACTGTGGCTGGCTCCCCTGAGAGGTATCGCAGCAtcaaagagaggaggggagctgtcctaact harbors:
- the LOC108891890 gene encoding LOW QUALITY PROTEIN: SLIT and NTRK-like protein 5 (The sequence of the model RefSeq protein was modified relative to this genomic sequence to represent the inferred CDS: deleted 1 base in 1 codon), encoding MHIWILKIILLIASSLRLVEMYDNYGEICRNLCTCEEKEGILTVSCENRGIIRLTEISPVHFSMYHLLLTGNLLKKLSVNDFINYTGVTILHLGNNDISEIESGAFNGLQGLKRLHLNNNKIEVLKDDTFAGLESLEYLQIDYNYITNIEPNALSKLHQLTVMILNDNLLSALPPNIFRNVPLTHLDLRGNRLKMFPYIGLLEHMDKVVELQLEENPWNCSCELIALKAWLESIAYTALVGEVVCETPFRLHGRDLDEVSKQELCPRRPLEDTVRPAPPSSTNGYYQTTPAAVTASATSSAVFRSSSRPTKGTRQFNRTRLKPTSRIPGGNPYNYGPIIAFQTKSPVPLDCPTACTCNLQISEIGLNVNCQERKIESISDLKPKPYNPKKMYLTGNYIPVVRRSDFVDATGLDLLHLGNNRITLIHDRAFGDLTNLRRLYLNGNLMDRLTGEMFFGLQNLQYLYLEYNKIKEVDAGTFRYLPNLQLLFLNNNLLKTLPVGIFSSLSLSRLNLRNNHFQNLPVSGVLDQLKLLVQIDLFENPWDCSCDIVGMKIWLEQLSAGTVVNEVMCETPKRHTGMDLRSIQSEHLCPDYSDAYVSPTPPTDEPRDDRVITTAAPQKFDTPSSTVPLSVLILSLLLVFIMSVFVAAGLFVVVMKKRKKSQSDRTSTNNSDVSSFNLQYSLYSNRSGPKVKAPAGHVYEYIPHPMGHMCKNPIYRSREGNTVEDYRDLHELKVTYRSTPDEERDSSTMRSPTYSVSTIEPRENPSPVQDADHFFRGILEPDKQSPHQSIPSIPAGANLEYKYTGPVSYTYNPNFDVRRQFLHPERIRETVLYGTAPSTVYVEPNRNEYLELKAKLQSEPDYLEVLEKQTTFSQF